A single genomic interval of Penicillium psychrofluorescens genome assembly, chromosome: 2 harbors:
- a CDS encoding uncharacterized protein (ID:PFLUO_003343-T1.cds;~source:funannotate), with product MVLVHSTPVLTGLVTFLSVPWTTAASVIPFAEHAQVALGGSSDPSLELPQTNHPISSEDNADILTRPSWFTSTLMARRLLALSTSGVISTIFPDPLPPSDHAPASVAGLPVGLREYIADCDGALPAELSHGGNGDPTVLALRVGSTFKNIAAGSNLSLQVDWWDHLSDAGPVYPGLPPSLAALPRVTLFGYLDTLPSPLPGDAAAALEKCFVEAHPDSKVWLPGTPGSPHASFWARLVVTQAYWIGGFGDVQQIGWFNVTEWKGIRRHGSVPGVGDGRGWEDVRLPGEKEK from the coding sequence ATGGTTCTTGTCCACAGCACCCCAGTTCTCACCGGACTTGTCACATTCCTGTCTGTGCCCTGGACCACCGCTGCCTCGGTGATTCCCTTCGCCGAGCACGCCCAGGTCGCGTTGGGTGGCTCCTCAGACCCCTCACTCGAGCTCCCGCAGACAAACCACCCGATATCCTCCGAGGACAATGCGGATATCCTAACACGGCCGTCATGGTTTACATCCACCCTGATGGCCCGTCGGCTCTTGGCTCTCTCAACCTCTGGTGTTATTTCGACCATTTTTCCTGACCCGCTGCCTCCCTCAGACCACGCGCCTGCTTCGGTCGCAGGGCTTCCCGTCGGACTGCGCGAATACATCGCTGACTGCGACGGCGCTCTTCCAGCTGAGCTCTCGCATGGAGGTAATGGAGACCCCACCGTTCTGGCACTTCGTGTCGGCAGCACCTTCAAGAATATCGCTGCCGGGTCAAATCTCAGCCTCCAGGTCGACTGGTGGGACCACCTGTCTGACGCCGGGCCCGTCTACCCCGGACTGCCTCCAAGCCTCGCTGCCCTGCCTCGGGTGACGCTGTTTGGCTATCTGGACACTCTCCCGTCCCCGCTTCCGGGCGATGCAgctgccgcgctggagaaaTGCTTCGTGGAGGCTCATCCGGACTCGAAGGTTTGGTTGCCCGGCACTCCTGGGTCGCCCCATGCGAGTTTCTGGGCTCGACTGGTGGTGACGCAGGCTTATTGGATTGGCGGATTTGGCGATGTGCAGCAGATCGGGTGGTTCAATGTCACGGAGTGGAAGGGCATTCGGCGCCACGGCAGCGTGCCGGGCGTCGGGGACGGCCGGGGATGGGAGGATGTTCGTCTGCcgggagagaaggagaagtag
- a CDS encoding uncharacterized protein (ID:PFLUO_003342-T1.cds;~source:funannotate) — protein MPKRPNFLVVLADDLGFSDVGCYGSEIKTPNIDKLAQDGVRFTDFHATALCSPSRSMILTGTDNHIAGLGSLVEWLATPAGENPKGIKESQAPARGKPGYEGYLNEKVVTLPQILQDAGYLTLCSGKWHLGLVKDKSPCAKGFERSFSLLPGASNHFGWEPQFEEEEAPKPFSLTYSLHMEDGKYVPESELPKDWYSSNSYADILLGYLKDWNQANTEEGAEKPFFAYFPFSAPHWPLQAPQEFIQHYRGMYDDGPDALRLRRLAKLKELGLVEKDVEPHPVEAPEVEEWEQLSPEHREKSARAMEVYAGMVECIDHNVGRVCDYLQSIDELDNTFVLFLSDNGAEGGAHEANPAFQGGPMQYLQRYYDNSLDNLGNYNSFIWYGPRWAQASTAPSRLYKSFTTEGGIRVPLVAKFPKAYKCPIPADGITHQFSTVMDIAPTFLEMAGVQHPAPSYQGREVVGMRGKSMVPWLRGDSSSIHKDQFVEGWEMNGRSAVRKGQWKAVYMPSTKAGPSPKGYDRWELFDLDHDKGEIHDLSEKHPEILTELLKLWDQYVLETGVVPLNPALGDFIAETEEQMPNDGWMEYEYWKKGAIENPEGFFRTPRRFDRNGTRVA, from the exons ATGCCTAAACGTCCTAACTTCCTCGTTGTCCTTGCCGACGACCTGGGGTTCTCGGATGTGGGATGCTATGGCAGCGAAATAAAAACCCCCAACATCGACAAGCTGGCACAAGACGGTGTGCGGTTTACAG ATTTCCATGCAACCGCGCTATGTAGCCCGTCACGTTCAATG ATCCTCACAGGAACTGACAACCATATTGCGGGATTGGGCTCCCTGGTCGAGTGGCTAGCGACGCCTGCAGGAGAGAACCCGAAAGGGATTAAAGAGAGCCAGGCCCCGGCCAGAGGTAAACCAGGCTATGAGGGCTATTTGAATGAGAAAGTGGTCACCTTGCCCCAGATTCTTCAGGATGCTGGATATTTGACCCTGTGCTCTGGAAAGTGGCACCTTGGTCTAGTCAAGGACAAGTCTCCGTGTGCGAAAGGGTTTGAGAGGTCattttcccttctccctgGGGCTTCCAACCATTTTGGATGGGAGCCTCAGTTcgaagaggaggaggctCCAAAACCATTTAGCCTGACGTATTCTCTCCACATGGAGGATGGGAAATACGTACCTGAATCTGAGCTTCCTAAAGACTGGTATTCCTCGAATAGCTACGCCGACATCTTGCTCGGCTATCTGAAGGACTGGAACCAGGCCAATACCGAAGAGGGTGCTGAAAAACCATTCTTTGCTTATTTCCCATTCTCCGCACCACACTGGCCACTGCAAGCTCCGCAGGAATTCATCCAACATTATCGTGGGATGTATGATGATGGACCGGATGCCTTGCGACTTCGTCGATTGGCCAAGCTCAAAGAGCTGGGGCTGGTTGAGAAAGATGTTGAGCCACACCCTGTCGAAGCTCCTGAAGTTGAGGAGTGGGAACAACTATCACCAGAGCATCGAGAAAAGTCAGCTCGCGCCATGGAAGTCTATGCAGGCATGGTCGAATGCATTGACCATAATGTTGGCCGTGTCTGTGATTATTTGCAGAGTATAGACGAGCTGGACAACACGTTTGTTCTATTCCTGTCCGATAATGGAGCGGAAGGAGGTGCCCATGAAGCCAACCCTGCTTTCCAGGGAGGGCCAATGCAATACCTTCAACGGTACTACGACAACAGCTTAGACAACCTCGGTAACTACAATTCGTTCATCTG GTACGGTCCGCGATGGGCTCAAGCCTCTACCGCTCCATCCAGGCTATATAAATCATTCACCACCGAAGGCGGAATCCGCGTACCGCTAGTGGCCAAGTTTCCTAAGGCGTACAAGTGCCCTATTCCGGCTGATGGGATCACTCATCAATTCTCAACCGTGATGGATATTGCTCCCACATTTTTGGAAATGGCCGGAGTTCAACACCCTGCACCCAGCTACCAGGGGAGAGAAGTGGTGGGCATGAGAGGAAAGAGCATGGTCCCTTGGTTGCGTGGAGACTCAAGTTCGATTCACAAAGATCAATTCGTGGAAGGCTGGGAGATGAACGGCCGCTCGGCCGTCCGCAAGGGGCAATGGAAAGCAGTCTACATGCCCTCTACCAAAGCGGGACCCTCTCCAAAGGGATACGACCGGTGGGAGCTGTTTGATCTTGATCATGACAAAGGCGAAATTCACGATCTCTCCGAAAAACACCCAGAAATACTGACGGAGCTTTTGAAACTGTGGGACCAGTATGTTTTGGAAACCGGCGTGGTGCCCTTGAACCCAGCGCTTGGGGACTTTATCGCagagacggaggagcagatgcCCAATGATGGCTGGATGGAATATGAGTACTGGAAGAAGGGTGCAATCGAGAACCCGGAGGGGTTCTTCCGAACCCCACGGCGCTTTGATCGTAATGGCACACGTGTTGCTTGA